One Prinia subflava isolate CZ2003 ecotype Zambia chromosome 17, Cam_Psub_1.2, whole genome shotgun sequence DNA segment encodes these proteins:
- the EMP2 gene encoding epithelial membrane protein 2, which produces MLILLAFIIVFHITSAALLFISTIDNAWWVGDNFSTDVWRMCATNTSTCVAITDEFNEYQSIQAVQAAMILSTIFCCVAFLVFILQLFRLKQGERFVLTSVIQLLSCLCVMIAASIYTDRHEELHQSHGYRMEVSKGQYGYSFVLAWIAFAFTLISGVMYLVLRKRK; this is translated from the exons ATGCTGATTCTCCTGGCCTTCATTATCGTGTTCCACATAACCTCAGCAGCGCTGCTGTTCATCTCAACCATCGACAAT GCCTGGTGGGTGGGAGATAACTTTTCTACAGATGTCTGGAGAATGTGTGCCACGAACACGAGCACCTGTGTGGCTATCACTGATGAGTTCAATG AGTATCAATCAATTCAGGCTGTTCAGGCCGCCATGATCCTGTCTACGATTTTCTGCTGTGTGgcatttctggttttcattCTTCAACTCTTCCGTCTAAAGCAAGGAGAAAGATTTGTGTTGACCTCTGTTATCCAGCTCCTGTCAT GTCTGTGTGTTATGATTGCAGCTTCCATTTACACAGACAGGCATGAAGAACTGCACCAGAGCCATGGATATAGAatggaagtgtccaagggcCAATATGGCTATTCCTTTGTCTTAGCCTGGATTGCCTTTGCCTTCACCCTGATCAGTGGAGTGATGTACTTAGTATTAAGGAAGCGTAAATAA